The DNA region TGATCGCGCCGAGCGGGATCGGCAGCCCGGTCGTCTCCTCCCAGTGCCGGCCCATGTCGGCGAGGTTGTGCAGCCCGTAGTTCTGGAACGTGAACCGGGCCTCGTGGATGACGAGACCGGCGTCCACCTTCCCGTCGCGCACGGCGGGCATGATCTCGTCGAACGGCATCACGACGATCTCGCCCACACCGCCCGGCACCACCTCGGCCGCCCAGAGGCGGAACAGCAGGTAGGCGGTGGAACGCTCACTCGGTACGGCGACGGTCCGGCCCGTCAGGTCCGTGTCCGCCCCCTCCCTCGTGAGGACGAGCGGGCCGCAGCCCCGGCCCAGCGCCCCGCCGCACGGCAGCAGCGCGTACTCGTCGAGCACCCAGGGCAGCACCGCGTACGAGACCTTGAGGACGTCGAACTCGCCGCGCTCGGCCATCCCGTTGGTGATGTCGATGTCGGCGAAGGTGACATCGAGGGCGGGCGCGCCGGGGACCCTTCCGTGCGCCCAGGCGTCGAAGACGAAGGTGTCGTTCGGGCACGGCGAGAAAGCGATCCGCAGCGGGTTCGACGGGTCAGGAGTCGTGTCGGTCATGGTGGGTCCAACCTTCCAGTACGGGTACGAGCTTCCCGAACGCCTCGGCGAGCGCGGCCAGCGCGTCGCCGATGCGCCAGGCGTCCCGGTCGCGCGGGCCCACGGCGTTCGAGACCGCCCTGATCTCCAGGACGGGCACGCCGACGCGCTCGGCGGCCTCCGCGACCCCGAAGCCCTCCATGGCCTCGGCGGCGGCCCGCGGGTGCGCGGCGAGCAGGGCGGCGGCGCGCTTGGCGGTGCCGGTCACGGTGGAGACGGTGAGGATGTCGCCGGTGACCGCGCCGGTGGCGGCGGCCACGTCCCGTACCAGCGACCGGGGAGGGAAATGCAGGACCCGGCCGAAGCCGAGCCCGGTGACCGGCACGAAGCCCGTCGCGGTCTCGGCGCCCAGATCCGCCGCGCCGATGCGGTCGGCCACCACCAGGGAGCCGACCGGTGCGACGCCGGCGAACCCGCCGCCGATGCCGGCCGAGATCACCAGGTCGTAGCGGTCCGAGGCCAGACCGAAGGCAGCCGAGGCCGCCGCGGCGCCCGGCCCCGCGCCGCCCGCCAGGACGTCGAAGGGGCCCGTGCGGTGGATCTCCGCGCCCGGAACCCAGTGCACCGGCGCTTCGGGAACGTCCCCGAACGCGCGTGTGACCGCGTCCCGTTCTGCTGGGACAGCGGTCACGACGAGCACACGCACGGGGGGAGCCTCCGAGGCCAGGAGGGGGTCAAGCGGGTGTCAGGAGGGCGTCAGGAGGACTTCTTCAGCTCGAAGTGCCAGACGCCGGTCAGCTGCTTGCCCTTGGTCTCCACGATGCTGATCTGCGTCTTGTCCGTGGTCTCGCCGGTCTGGCTGGAGAAGAACGCGCTGCCCGGGATGGACCGGTAGGTCTTCTTGTACGGCTCCTGCTCGGCCTGCTGACCGTTGATGAACAGGGTCCAGCCGTTGTCCGCGACCTCGGGGTCGACGCCGAAGCGGACCTTGTCGTCCATCGCGACCTCGACGGACTTCTCCGCCTTCTTGTTGAGGCAGCTCTGGTACTCGGACTTCTTGAGGGGCTCGCCGTCGTTGTAGCAGGCCGCCTCGGAGCTCACCGAGTTGCCGCCGACCGTTACGGTCGCGAGCGGCGTCGGCTTGTCGCAGGCGGAGAGGACAAGGAGTCCCGCGGACACGGCACCAAGAGCGACGCCGATTCGGCGGCCCTTACCGGAGAAGAACGCAACGGTCATGGGCCGAAGGCTATCGGTCGCTCCGGCTCATGCCACGCGGGGGTGCGGCGAGCCGCGTCGCGCGGCGCCCAGCAGACCCCGTACGGACGTTGCGGCGCCGAGGGCGAGGATGCCCGCGGCGACCGACATGCCCAGTACGCCGTTGAGGGGGAGGACGATGCCGATGCCGCCGCCGACCACCCAGGCCATCTGGAGCACGGTCTCGGAGCGGGCGAACGCGGAGGTGCGAACCTCTTCGGGTACGTCGCGCTGGATCATCGCGTCCAGCGAGAGCTTCGACAGGGCCAGCGTGAAACCCGCGGTGGCGCTGAGCGCGGCGACCATGACCGTGCTGAAGAAGAGCGCGGCGAGCACCGCGACCCCCAGGGCCAGGGCCAGCATCGAGACGACGATCACCTCGGGGCCGCGGGCCCGCAGCCAGGAGCCGACCGCCGTACCGGACGCGTTGCCCACGCCGGCCGCGACGCCGGCGATGCCGAGCGAGACGGCGGCGCTCTGCCCGGCGAGCGGATGCTCGCGCAGCAGGAACGCCAGGAAGAAGATCAGGAAGCCGGAGAGCGCACGGTGCGCGGCGTTGGCCTGGAGCCCGTTCAGCACGGACGGTCCCACGGACCGCAGACCGGGCCGCTTCTCGCCGTTCCGCTCCTTGCCCCGCCCGAACCGGGACCCCTTCTTCCCGTTCCCCTTCGTCCCGGGCGCGGGGGCCGCCACGCCGTGCGGCGGCACCAGCTGGGCCTTCCGCTCACCCTTCGAGGAGTCGACCTTGTGCGGCAGCGTGAAGGCGAGGACGGTCCCGCCGATGAAGATCACGCACGCGCCGTACAGCGGCCAGCCGGGCCCGATGGTCTGCAGCCCCGCCCCGATCGGGGCGGCGATTCCGGTCGCCAGGAGCCCGGCGAGCGTGACCCGGGAGTTCGCCTTCACCAGGGAGAAACGCGGCGGCAGCAGACGCGGCACGACCGCGCTGCGCACGACTCCGTACGCCTTCGAGCAGACCAGGACGCCCAGCGCGGCCGGATACAGCTCCAGGCCACCAGTGGCGACCGCGCCCGACATGGTGAGTGCGAGCACCGCGCGGGCCAGCATCGCACCAGCCATCGCGGCACGCCGGCCGTGCGGCAGCCGGTCCAGGAGCGGGCCGATCACGGGTGCTAGGAGCGTGAAGGGCGCCATGGTGACGGCGAGGTAGAGGGCGACGCGGCCACGGGCCTCGTCCGTCGGCACGGAGAAGAACACCGTCGAGGCGAGCGCGATCGTGATCATCACGTCGCCCGCGCCGTTCACGGCATGCAGTTCGATCAGTTTGCCGAGCCCGGACTCCCCGGCGCCATGGGCGTGCGTCGCCTTCCGGATTCCCTTGGCGGTGCCGGTGAACGGCATGTGGAGGGCATGACCGATTGCCCGGCCCGTCCTCCGGAGCGGGCCGGATTCCTCGTGCGACCTGGCGGAAGTCACCTCGTCATAGTGCCCCAGCCGCCGTGGCGGCGAACCAGCATCGGCGCGGGGCAC from Streptomyces sp. NBC_01591 includes:
- a CDS encoding MFS transporter, whose product is MTSARSHEESGPLRRTGRAIGHALHMPFTGTAKGIRKATHAHGAGESGLGKLIELHAVNGAGDVMITIALASTVFFSVPTDEARGRVALYLAVTMAPFTLLAPVIGPLLDRLPHGRRAAMAGAMLARAVLALTMSGAVATGGLELYPAALGVLVCSKAYGVVRSAVVPRLLPPRFSLVKANSRVTLAGLLATGIAAPIGAGLQTIGPGWPLYGACVIFIGGTVLAFTLPHKVDSSKGERKAQLVPPHGVAAPAPGTKGNGKKGSRFGRGKERNGEKRPGLRSVGPSVLNGLQANAAHRALSGFLIFFLAFLLREHPLAGQSAAVSLGIAGVAAGVGNASGTAVGSWLRARGPEVIVVSMLALALGVAVLAALFFSTVMVAALSATAGFTLALSKLSLDAMIQRDVPEEVRTSAFARSETVLQMAWVVGGGIGIVLPLNGVLGMSVAAGILALGAATSVRGLLGAARRGSPHPRVA
- a CDS encoding futalosine hydrolase; its protein translation is MRVLVVTAVPAERDAVTRAFGDVPEAPVHWVPGAEIHRTGPFDVLAGGAGPGAAAASAAFGLASDRYDLVISAGIGGGFAGVAPVGSLVVADRIGAADLGAETATGFVPVTGLGFGRVLHFPPRSLVRDVAAATGAVTGDILTVSTVTGTAKRAAALLAAHPRAAAEAMEGFGVAEAAERVGVPVLEIRAVSNAVGPRDRDAWRIGDALAALAEAFGKLVPVLEGWTHHDRHDS
- a CDS encoding 1,4-dihydroxy-6-naphthoate synthase → MTDTTPDPSNPLRIAFSPCPNDTFVFDAWAHGRVPGAPALDVTFADIDITNGMAERGEFDVLKVSYAVLPWVLDEYALLPCGGALGRGCGPLVLTREGADTDLTGRTVAVPSERSTAYLLFRLWAAEVVPGGVGEIVVMPFDEIMPAVRDGKVDAGLVIHEARFTFQNYGLHNLADMGRHWEETTGLPIPLGAIIAKRSLGADTLKRLAESVRTSVRMAWDAPETSRPYVLEHAQEMDPAVADQHIGLYVNEFTADLGEDGYAAIRGLLTRAAAEGLVPPLGPDALSFV
- a CDS encoding DUF2771 domain-containing protein; protein product: MTVAFFSGKGRRIGVALGAVSAGLLVLSACDKPTPLATVTVGGNSVSSEAACYNDGEPLKKSEYQSCLNKKAEKSVEVAMDDKVRFGVDPEVADNGWTLFINGQQAEQEPYKKTYRSIPGSAFFSSQTGETTDKTQISIVETKGKQLTGVWHFELKKSS